CGCTCGGGATCCACCGCCCCGGGACCTGCCTCCTGGACCACGGCCTCACTCACGTCAGCTCCCTGCGCCTGCACCCATACGGAAACGATTCGGCGAGACCCTATCCCGCCGCGCCGCAGCACTCCCGATCCGCCCGAACGGCGCCCGCGCCTTCCCGGCTTCGCCGGTCGGAGGCCACGCCGCATCCGAGAGCCGGCGCCATCCGATCGGGTCGCCCGCCGAGGACCGTGCCACGACGGAACGGATGGCGCGGTCGGCTGCGGACTTGGAGATGCCAAAGAGCAGGGCGAGTTGGCGCAGAGTGAGGTTGGTGCGCCAGTACGCGACAACCAGCAGCACCCGGTCCTCAACAGAGAGCGACGACGGTCGGCCCCGTCGAGTTCCGGTCGGCTCCCTCGCGGCGCAGCTGGGTAAGCAGCCCGGCGAATGCACGTGGACTCAGCCCTGCGAAAGGACCAATCCACGCGGGCTCCGACGCCGTGATCACTACGGTCGTCCCGGGATGGTCCCATGACCTGCGGTGCCGGAACGCGTGTTCAGTGGAACTCGTGCACCACCTGGATCTCACCGACGATGTGAGCGTTGAACTCGTCAAGCTCCTCCGCGGGGACCCACAGCTCGAGGATCGTCCGCCCACCCGCCTGTTGGACGGGATAGCGGGCGACGAACTCGGCCTCGACCTCGAAGCGGGTGACGAAGCCGGCCCCGTCGTGCTTGACGTTCCAGTCCCTTGCGATCTTGATCGCATAGTCCTCGTTGAGCACCGGATAAAAGATCGGCTGCTCTGGGAGGCGGGGTGGCCAGGCACGCCAGCCCAGGTCTCGCACCAGCTCCAGCTCCCTCGGCCCCGTCGGACGCCACAGAGTCGTTGTCGCAGGCCGGCTGGTCATAATAGGCGCTCTCTGGTCGTAGGTCCCGCAGGCGCGGTTGCTGAGCGTGCACGGTAGCGGCCCATGCAGGCACCAGGCGAGTTTCAATATCCGCAGACCGATCACGAGCCGTCCGCGCAGGCGAAGCCCCAGCAACGGTTGCGGACAAGCTTTAGGCTGCCGGAGTGGGATGGCATCTGAGCGAGCTGATCGCGAAGTACGGCGTGCCGGGCGCGCAGATCGCCGTGTTGGCCGACGGGGAGATCCATGACGAGGCCGCGGGCGTGCTGAGTCTGCACACCCGGGTCGAGACCACGACCGACTCGGTGTTCAAGATCGGCTCCATCACCAAGATCTGGACAGCCACGCTGGTCCAGCAACTGGTGCACGAGGGTGCGTTGGACCTCGACCGTCCGGTTCGCCACTACCTGCCCGGCTTTCGGCTGAGCGACCCGGCGGCGGGTGAGGTGCTGACCGCTCGCCACCTGCTGACCCATACCGGCGGCATCGACGGCAACCACTTCACCGACACCGGTCGCAACGACGACGCGATCGAGAAGTTCGTCGCCACCCTCGCCGAGGCGGACCACCTGCTCCCGCCGGGCACCCTCTTCTCCTACTCCAACAGCGGGTACGTGGTGCTCGGCAGGCTCGTGGAGGTGCTCCGGGGCGAGCCCTTCCACCAGGTGCTCCGCGAACGCCTGGTGACCCCGCTGGGCTTGCCGACCGTCGCCACCACCACGTACGAGGCGATCCTGCACCGCGCCGCGATCGGGCACGTCGAGACCGACGGCGAGCCGGCGCCCACGAAGAGCTGGGCAGTCCGTTACTTCTCCACGCCCAGTGGCTCTCACCTGGCGATGAGCGCACGCGACCTGCTGAGGTTCGTCCACCTGCACCTCACGGACCCCGCGCTGGCGCCCATGCGCGACCCCCAGCTCACAGGCGTCCCGGACTTCGGCGGGGGCGTCGTGGGGTGGGGGCTCGGCTGGATGCTCTACCGGGACGGCGTCGTCGGGCACACCGGCGTCTCCAAGGGACAGAAGGCATTCCTGCGCGTGGTCCCCTCGGCCGGCGTCGCGGTCGCCGTGCTGACCAACAGTTCCGGCGCGGAGCCGCTGGCCCACGAACTACTCAGCACCGTGCTCGGTGATCTCACCGACGTCGAGACGGCTCCACTGCCGGTGCCGCCCGCGAATCCGCTCCGGCTCGACGCGGAGCGCATGTGCGGCACCTACCGGAGCACCCTGTACGACCTCACGCTCACCGTCGAGGACGACCGCGCGTTCCTCGTCCGCCGCCCTCGCAACGAACTCCCGAAGTCATCATCCCTCGGCGGGCCCGGAGAATCCGTCGAGATGGTCCGCCTCGACGACAGCACGATCATCACCGCCGCACCCACGTTTGAGGGCCATCAGGTCCTCTCGCTGATCGGCTCCGACGAACACGGTCGCGCCCGATTCCTGCACAATGGAGCCGCCGCCCGACGGATCTCCTGACTGCCGACGCAGGGCCAGGGTCTCCTCCCCGAGGAGCCGGAGCCGGCCTGAGCGCAGCTCAGTGCCGGCGGTCCTCTGGCCCGAGATCCCTGACGCGGGGCCACTTCTTGGCGATTGCATCGAGCGCCCGACCAGGAGTGAGGTACTGCTCGAAATATCCGCAGTCCGTGCAGACGTAGTCGTCGGACGTCGAACGTCTACGAATGAGCCCGCCCACCACGATGTCGGTGTGCTGCCCGCGAAGGATCCCGCCGAAGGCCGTGTGTACCTCGGTGGACCCGCACTTGGGGCATGTTCCTGATCGCATGCGCGGACCTTACTCGCCGGGGGACGGCAACCCGCACCCCGGGCTGCCCTTTCCCACCGACGTCGGGCCGCTGCACGAGGGGGCTTCCGACACCGCCTGCGCCCCTGCGGGCCGGGAGCGGGTGGCCACGGTGTGGCTGGCGGGGGCGGGCAGAGGTGCGTGGCAGCATGAGGAACCTGCCGTTCCGCCTTACTCCCTTCCGATCAGCACCAGGAGTTGGCTGTGTCCCACCACCTCAGCGGACCGAACCTGCGTTCCCCCAAGGGAGACGCGCGGCTGGACCTCACGGACGTGTTCGTCTTTCCCGCCGCCGAGGCCGGCCGCACCGTTCTGATCATGAACGTGAACCCGTTCGCGCCGACGCAAGGCGACGCGTTCCACCCCGACGCCGTGTACCGGATCAACGTCGACACCGACGGCGACCACAAGGCCGAGCTCGCCTACAGCTTCACCTTCTCCTCTCCCGTGGACGGCCGCCAGACCGTGACCGTCCGGCGCGCGGACGGCGCCGAGGCGCAGCAGCAGGAGGCTGTCGGCAAGGCCGTCGTCTCCGATGTCGCCGTCGACTTCGGGCGGGTCCCGAGCGTCGTGCAGAGTGGCGGCTACCGCTTCTTCGCCGGGCTGCGCAGCGACCCGTTCTTCGCCGACCTCGACGGCATCGTGAACAACTTCCAGTGGACCGGGAACGACTTCGGCATCGACAAGAACGCCTTCGGCATCGTCCTGGAGGTCGACGACGACGAACTCGGCGACGGTCCGATCGGCGTCTGGGCCCGGGTGAGCCTGCGCGAGAACAGGGTCCTGACGTCCGTCGACCGCGGCGCCCACCCGTCCCTGACCGCGTACTTCAACGCCGAGGACGTCAAGGACGCCTACAACGCGGGCGAGCCGGCCGACGACTGGGACACCTACCACGAGGCGTGGACCGCCGTCCTGGCCCACACCGGCGGCTACGCCGCCGCGGAGGCCGAGGCGGCGCTGCACACCGTCCTGCCGGACGTCCTGCGCTACGACCGCACCCGCCCCGTCGCCTATCCGAACGGGCGCACCCTCACCGACGACGTCACCTCGGCCCGGCTCGCCATGATCTCCAACGGGAAGATCGCCGACGACCACATCCCACCCCACACCGATCTGCTCACCGTCTTCCCCTACCTCGGGGAGCCGCATTCGACCGGCTCCTGACGCGCCGCTCCGGCACACCCGGCACGCCGAGGGATCGGCGGATCTGCCAGGCTGGGGTCCCGTGATCACGTGGAGCCGCACCCTGGACGCCGCAGGCGTCACCGATACGGCGCTGCGCGCCGACTACACCGCCCAGCGCCGGGCCGCGACCCGCTTCAGGCCGGAGGCGGCCTGGGCGGTGCGGCTGCTGGTGCCGCCGGCCCTGGTCCCCCATGTGCTGGTCGCCACCGCGTTCATGCACCACACCGACAAACTGCTGGACGGCGAAGCGCCGCAGGCGGAACGGCTGGCCGAGTACCGGGCCTGGTCGGCTGCAGTGACCGCCGCGCTGGCGCGGGAGGAGGCGGACGAGCCGCTGCTGCGCGCGCTCGCCCACAGTGCGGCGCTGCATCCGCCGCTGCGCCGCTGCGCGCAGGAGTTCCTGGCCACCGCGCAGACCGAGCTGACCGCCTCCGGCTTCGCCACCGAGGCGGACTACCAGGCCTATCTGGACGACTACTCGCTGCCCGCGCTGATGGTGGTCGCCTGCCTGCTCGCGCCCGACACCGCCGAGGTCCGCACGGCCGCGCGCGCGTACATCGACGGCAGCCAGCGCCTGGACTTCGTCGCCGACCTCGGCGAGGACCTGGCCGCAGGCCGCCTCGGCCTTCCGCTCACGCTGCTGGCCGAGCACGGCGTGAGCCGTGCGGAGCTGGTCGCCGCGGCCGAGACGCCCGGCACCCGGGCGCTGCTGCGGCACGCTCTCCGGCTGGCCGGGGACGCGCTGGACCAGGGCCGCGCCGTGCTGCCGCTGACCCCGCCCGCGCACCGGGCGCTGCTCGCCACCCTGATCGGGCTGGACGAGCTCACCGCCCGGGCGGCGGCCGAGGCGGGCCCGGCCGCGCTGCTGCGCTCGGGCGCGGGCCCCGCCAAGCCGGCCGCGCTCGCACTGCTGTGGCGTCAGTGGCGGGCCGCGCGCCGGGTCGACGGCGAGGCGTGACGTCACGGCGCGACACGAAGGCGTGGTCCGTCGTGACGACCGTGCTCGCGGAGCGGCTGACCTACGATCACCGCCCGGGCTGCGGCTGGTCGCGGCCGCCCTCGTTCCGGCCGCGGGTCAGGACCGGCCGGTGGCAGCGCCGAAGTCGCGGACGAAGCCCCGGAACGCGGTCTCCACCTCCATGGCGTCGGCGAGGCTGCCTCCGTTGCCGGCCTTGACGTTGTCCAGGCAGTGGGAAGCGGCCGCCTGGGCCCGGTCCAGAGTCTCCTCCCAACTGCTTTCGGCACTGCTGTCGGGCAGCTTGCCGTAGGACTTCGCCGCGTTCACGTCTGCGAGGACCTGACGGCAGCGCGACGCGATGGTGGGGTCGTCGCCCCGGCCACTGACGTCGAGCAGGGTCTTCACGTCCGCGCCGATGGCGTTGACGTGCGTCTGGCCGCCGTGCTGGGACCAGCTCGCCACCGTCTGCCTGTCCTCGGAGCAGCCGGCCGGACCGGCGAGCAGCAGGGTTGCCCCGGCCGCGAGGAGAACGCCTCGCACGGGACGGGAGCGGGTCGACAGGTTCATGGGATGCGCCCTTCTCTTGGCCGGCGGACTCGCCATGATCGCAAAGCGGGGCCGCGGAGCCATCGGGGAAATCACTGAGCCGTCCACGTAGACGGGGCCGCAGGGCGTCTCCGAGCCCTGAGGTGGGTTCGTCCGCGCGCCTTGTGGTTCCCCGCGGCGGGGTGGAGGCTCTGTCGTATGCCGATCTTGGTCAGGACCGCCGAGCGCGCCGACGTGCCCGCACTCGTCCGTCTGCGTCTCGCGAACGCGGACAGTCATGTCCGACTCGATCCGGTCGTCTATCGCGTGCCCGACGCCGACGCTGTGCGCGGGCATTTCGAGGCGACCCTTTCGTCCGGATCGGAAGTGGAGATCTTTGTCGCCGAGGTGGCGGGTGAGGTGGTGGGCATGGTGGAGCTGGTGCCGGTGGCCGCTCCCCCGGAGCATCAGATCCTGGTTCCCCGGCGCACGGCCGAGATCCATACCGTGGTCCTGGACGGACATCGGGGTGAGGGCATCGGATCGGCCTTGCTGAAGGCAGCCGAACAGGCAGCGGCCGAACAGGGTGTCGCGATCATCTATGCCGGGATCTTCACGCGGAACGAGGGAGCCGTCCGCTTCTACCGCGCCGCGGGCTTCGGACCGCGTGGAACCCTGCTCAGCAGGGAACTGGGCGGGCCCGCCACCGACCGATCAGGGCCTTCCCGTCAACTCCATTCGGGAAATAACACGTTGTGAATGCGGACCGGCATTCAGAGCGGCCGCAGAACCTTCGGGCAACAGCGGGCGAACGCCGAACGAAAACCCCCGGATCTTGAAAAATCTACGCGCATCTACTTGCCCGGCCTCCATTTCGCGGTGAC
This genomic interval from Streptacidiphilus rugosus AM-16 contains the following:
- a CDS encoding phytoene/squalene synthase family protein, encoding MITWSRTLDAAGVTDTALRADYTAQRRAATRFRPEAAWAVRLLVPPALVPHVLVATAFMHHTDKLLDGEAPQAERLAEYRAWSAAVTAALAREEADEPLLRALAHSAALHPPLRRCAQEFLATAQTELTASGFATEADYQAYLDDYSLPALMVVACLLAPDTAEVRTAARAYIDGSQRLDFVADLGEDLAAGRLGLPLTLLAEHGVSRAELVAAAETPGTRALLRHALRLAGDALDQGRAVLPLTPPAHRALLATLIGLDELTARAAAEAGPAALLRSGAGPAKPAALALLWRQWRAARRVDGEA
- a CDS encoding GNAT family N-acetyltransferase; protein product: MPILVRTAERADVPALVRLRLANADSHVRLDPVVYRVPDADAVRGHFEATLSSGSEVEIFVAEVAGEVVGMVELVPVAAPPEHQILVPRRTAEIHTVVLDGHRGEGIGSALLKAAEQAAAEQGVAIIYAGIFTRNEGAVRFYRAAGFGPRGTLLSRELGGPATDRSGPSRQLHSGNNTL
- a CDS encoding serine hydrolase domain-containing protein, which encodes MGWHLSELIAKYGVPGAQIAVLADGEIHDEAAGVLSLHTRVETTTDSVFKIGSITKIWTATLVQQLVHEGALDLDRPVRHYLPGFRLSDPAAGEVLTARHLLTHTGGIDGNHFTDTGRNDDAIEKFVATLAEADHLLPPGTLFSYSNSGYVVLGRLVEVLRGEPFHQVLRERLVTPLGLPTVATTTYEAILHRAAIGHVETDGEPAPTKSWAVRYFSTPSGSHLAMSARDLLRFVHLHLTDPALAPMRDPQLTGVPDFGGGVVGWGLGWMLYRDGVVGHTGVSKGQKAFLRVVPSAGVAVAVLTNSSGAEPLAHELLSTVLGDLTDVETAPLPVPPANPLRLDAERMCGTYRSTLYDLTLTVEDDRAFLVRRPRNELPKSSSLGGPGESVEMVRLDDSTIITAAPTFEGHQVLSLIGSDEHGRARFLHNGAAARRIS
- a CDS encoding DUF4331 family protein; translation: MSHHLSGPNLRSPKGDARLDLTDVFVFPAAEAGRTVLIMNVNPFAPTQGDAFHPDAVYRINVDTDGDHKAELAYSFTFSSPVDGRQTVTVRRADGAEAQQQEAVGKAVVSDVAVDFGRVPSVVQSGGYRFFAGLRSDPFFADLDGIVNNFQWTGNDFGIDKNAFGIVLEVDDDELGDGPIGVWARVSLRENRVLTSVDRGAHPSLTAYFNAEDVKDAYNAGEPADDWDTYHEAWTAVLAHTGGYAAAEAEAALHTVLPDVLRYDRTRPVAYPNGRTLTDDVTSARLAMISNGKIADDHIPPHTDLLTVFPYLGEPHSTGS